One genomic window of Desmospora activa DSM 45169 includes the following:
- the spoVE gene encoding stage V sporulation protein E, with protein sequence MPQTRNAPDLVIIVVIFLLLTLGVVMVYSASAAYSLHKFGDSFFYAKRQMLFAALGVFLMLVVSRLDPQLFQRWAKPGLLICFILLVAVLIPGVGMTRNGAQSWLGIGAFSIQPSEFSKMGIILFLSWYLTQNAHRVSSFSKGLLTPLAIAGTVFALIMMQPDLGTGTVMMGTAVVMIYAAGARLKHLLGLSLVGVLGFVGLVLAAPYRIQRITAFLNPWQDPLGAGYQLIQSLYAIGPGGLMGLGLGMSRQKHLYLPEPHTDFIFSILAEELGFIGAGTAIILFGILAWRGLRVAITAPDLFSSLVAAGVTGMIVIQAVINIGVVTGAFPVTGITLPFLSYGGSSLTLTLVAVGLLLNLSRFSRQ encoded by the coding sequence ATGCCTCAAACGCGGAACGCACCGGATCTGGTCATAATCGTGGTCATTTTTCTGTTGCTCACTCTAGGCGTGGTGATGGTGTACAGTGCGAGTGCCGCTTACTCCCTCCATAAATTTGGGGACAGCTTTTTCTATGCAAAGCGGCAGATGCTGTTTGCCGCGTTAGGCGTCTTTTTGATGTTGGTTGTTTCCCGACTGGATCCACAATTGTTTCAACGTTGGGCCAAACCGGGATTGTTGATCTGTTTTATACTGTTGGTAGCGGTGTTGATTCCCGGAGTCGGAATGACGCGTAACGGTGCTCAGAGCTGGTTGGGCATCGGCGCTTTCAGTATACAGCCATCGGAATTTTCCAAGATGGGCATTATTCTATTTTTATCCTGGTATCTTACACAGAATGCACACCGTGTCTCCTCTTTTAGCAAGGGTCTTTTAACCCCTCTCGCCATTGCCGGTACAGTGTTTGCCTTGATCATGATGCAACCGGATTTAGGCACCGGTACGGTGATGATGGGAACGGCCGTCGTTATGATCTATGCGGCGGGGGCGCGCTTAAAGCATTTACTGGGTCTTTCACTGGTGGGCGTGCTCGGTTTTGTGGGGCTGGTGTTGGCGGCTCCATACCGCATTCAACGGATTACTGCTTTTTTAAATCCGTGGCAAGATCCTTTAGGTGCCGGCTATCAACTGATTCAATCGCTGTATGCGATCGGACCCGGGGGATTGATGGGGTTGGGCTTGGGCATGAGCCGACAAAAACATCTATATCTGCCGGAGCCACATACCGATTTTATCTTTTCTATCCTGGCGGAAGAGTTGGGTTTTATCGGAGCCGGGACGGCTATCATTTTGTTCGGTATACTGGCATGGAGGGGGCTGCGGGTAGCGATCACCGCACCGGATCTGTTTTCCAGCTTGGTGGCCGCCGGTGTCACTGGGATGATTGTCATTCAGGCGGTGATCAATATCGGAGTGGTGACGGGAGCATTTCCGGTAACGGGGATCACCCTTCCCTTTCTCAGTTATGGTGGTTCTTCTCTAACCTTAACCTTGGTGGCTGTAGGACTGTTGTTAAATCTGTCCCGCTTCAGCCGACAATAA
- the murD gene encoding UDP-N-acetylmuramoyl-L-alanine--D-glutamate ligase → MRDQTSWEDRHVVVLGLARSGVAVAKLLHRLGAQVTVNDRKPRSESPEAAELEALGIPVICGGHPADLIGAEVDMLVKNPGIPYHAPPIVQAMEIGVPVVTEVEVASLVTAAPIIGITGSNGKTTTTSLVGRMLVAGEIPARVAGNIGQALAEVAPDMKADQWLVAELSSFQLKGTNVFRPRIGVLLNITPAHLDYHRGMEDYIASKQKLFTNQQERDIAVLNWDSAVCRTLGERLQQQVLWFSRFEPVPVGWYIRDGMIIHRDTDGNENKVLPISQVKLPGVHLENGLAAAATAFAAGCPLTAIVHELTTFTGVEHRLEFVAEKNGVRWYNDSKATNPQAATAALESFESPVVLIAGGLDRGIDFQELIPIFRKRITGLVSFGQTATILTERAREAGVAHLRQAADVTEAVRLAAEMAVPGDVALLSPACASWDQYPSFEERGRMFKEAVHTL, encoded by the coding sequence CGGTAAACGATCGCAAGCCTCGTTCTGAAAGTCCGGAAGCGGCGGAATTGGAGGCATTGGGCATTCCCGTTATCTGTGGCGGCCATCCTGCTGACCTGATTGGAGCGGAAGTGGATATGCTGGTGAAAAACCCCGGCATCCCCTATCATGCACCACCGATTGTACAGGCCATGGAAATCGGTGTTCCAGTGGTGACCGAAGTGGAGGTAGCCTCTCTTGTAACCGCGGCCCCCATCATCGGTATCACCGGCTCCAACGGAAAGACGACGACCACGTCCCTGGTGGGGCGGATGCTGGTTGCAGGGGAGATCCCTGCCCGAGTGGCAGGCAATATTGGACAAGCCTTAGCCGAGGTCGCCCCCGATATGAAAGCGGATCAGTGGCTGGTGGCGGAATTGAGCAGTTTTCAACTAAAAGGGACCAACGTATTCCGCCCCCGCATTGGCGTATTGCTCAATATCACCCCTGCACACCTCGATTATCATAGGGGAATGGAGGATTATATCGCTTCCAAGCAAAAGCTGTTCACCAACCAGCAGGAACGTGATATAGCCGTGCTCAATTGGGATTCAGCTGTCTGCCGTACCCTCGGGGAGCGTTTGCAGCAGCAGGTGCTTTGGTTTAGCCGCTTTGAGCCGGTGCCTGTCGGCTGGTATATTCGAGACGGAATGATCATCCATCGCGATACGGATGGAAATGAAAACAAAGTTCTGCCAATATCACAGGTAAAGTTACCCGGTGTCCATTTGGAGAATGGATTAGCCGCTGCCGCGACTGCTTTTGCCGCAGGCTGCCCGCTTACCGCGATTGTCCATGAACTGACAACCTTTACCGGTGTAGAACATCGCTTAGAGTTTGTAGCAGAGAAAAACGGGGTCCGTTGGTATAACGATTCTAAAGCGACCAATCCCCAGGCGGCGACGGCGGCATTGGAATCCTTTGAGTCTCCTGTGGTTCTAATCGCCGGCGGTTTGGATCGCGGCATCGACTTTCAGGAGTTGATACCCATTTTTCGGAAGCGGATCACCGGCCTTGTCTCTTTTGGACAAACCGCCACCATCTTGACGGAGCGGGCGCGAGAGGCGGGAGTCGCCCATCTGCGGCAGGCAGCCGATGTGACGGAAGCAGTCCGGTTGGCGGCGGAGATGGCAGTGCCGGGAGATGTCGCTCTCTTATCGCCGGCCTGTGCCAGTTGGGATCAATATCCCTCCTTTGAGGAACGGGGACGCATGTTCAAAGAAGCCGTGCATACTCTTTAA